Genomic segment of Cystobacter ferrugineus:
GAGGCCGCAATTTTCTGGTGATTCTTCAACTCCTGGGCCAATCCAAGACAGCGGAAGCCCCGGTGCTCTGCGCGAAGGACAACAAACGCAGCGCGGGAAGAGGGGACGTGTCGTCGCCAGCGGGGTGAGGACAAAAACGGGATTAAACCCGAAAAAATGAGCGCACCGCTCAATAGGATTGTCGTGCCCATGCTCGGCACGGCGAGGCTGACACCGTGTGTCGTCTCGGGGACTCCCAAACACCCAACTCTCAAGGAGAAGCTGACTATGTGGCGACAGGGACTGCGTGGTTTTGCGAAGACTTTCTTGTCCGCGGCGGCGGTGGTCTCGTCGTTGGGGATGGGACTTGCCGCGCAAGACGCGGCCGCGGCGTGTCGAGGCACCTGGGCCGAGGGCACGGCCTACAACGTGGGTGACGGGGTGTCCTACAACGGCGGCAAGTACACGGCGCTCGTTTCGCATACCGCCTGCGTGGGTTGCGGCTGGAACCCTGTCGCGGCACCGTCGCTGTGGAAGACGGGCGGCGATTGCGGCGGTACCACCCCGCCGCCCACGGATCCCCCTCCCCCCACGGGCACGGGCATCGCCGCCATCCTGAGCGAGTCCACGTTCAACTCGATGTTCCCCGGCCGCAGCAGCTTCTACACCTACTCGGCCCTGGTGGCCGCGGCGAACACCTTCCCCGGGTTCGCCACCACGGGTGACACCACCACGCGCAAGCGCGAGGTGGCGGCCTTCCTCGCCAACATCGCCCACGAGACCGGTGGCCTCTATTACGT
This window contains:
- a CDS encoding glycoside hydrolase family 19 protein, whose product is MWRQGLRGFAKTFLSAAAVVSSLGMGLAAQDAAAACRGTWAEGTAYNVGDGVSYNGGKYTALVSHTACVGCGWNPVAAPSLWKTGGDCGGTTPPPTDPPPPTGTGIAAILSESTFNSMFPGRSSFYTYSALVAAANTFPGFATTGDTTTRKREVAAFLANIAHETGGLYYV